TGAAGGAGATACAGCAGTCGGGGATGGAGTGTGGTTGCGGGAAAACGATGGCGGGCGGTTGCTGGAGCTGCCTCTTGAGAGAAGTTTCCGGCAGACTTTGCAATGCTGGTCACAACAGTGCCATCTGCAAGTCTAACTGGAGGAGTTCACCGGATATTCCTTCAGGTAAAAACATATACCATTGTTGTAATTCTGAAGCATtatctgttaaaaaaaaaaatatatatatatatatagatatataattAATCAGataaattttgtgtttaataAGAGAACATTTCTCATTGACTATTTTCTTTGTTCTCCAGGAGAGCACGCATTTTTGGATGTGGTGGACAATTCAAGGCTAAAGAAAGGAGAGGTGAGAGTGATCATAGAGCTGAACTTCAGAGCCGAATTCGAGATGGCTCGAGCAGGCGACCAATACAACAATCTAGTTCAAAAACTCCCCGAAGTGTTTGTTGGCAAAGTTGAAAGACTGCAAAGCCTGATAAAAATTTTATGTTCTGCTGCAAAGAAATgcatgaaggaaaagaaaatgcacaTGGGGCCATGGAGGAAGCAGAAGTACATGCAAGCAAAGTGGCTTAGCCCCTGCAAAAGAACAACATTGACACCTGTTTTGGCCGTGGGAGACTCCTCCCGGCTGCGACCGAAGCCTAAGGAGTCGATGTTAACCGTAGATTTGCTAGAGATGATGCCTAACAGGCATTGCATGACAGCAGTTCAAGTTGTGTGATTTTAAGCAAATTTTTGTTCGTGTTCTTGCTTTGATCCTAAGTAAAATACTTTGTAATAAATACTTTAGAAGTTAGGGCATGTGTATATATGTAAACGAAAAAAATAATCTCATCAGTAATGATATGAAATAACAAAATAAGTTCCAAGAGATACTGTAACACT
This genomic stretch from Pyrus communis chromosome 2, drPyrComm1.1, whole genome shotgun sequence harbors:
- the LOC137726655 gene encoding uncharacterized protein is translated as MGRETPATARELLAASFSGMVFGFLEDCDEFPENYGSSTEGCQENEAYLLDEEEEAGDQEKDMRFWDNQHQLLQATLCRTSSLETRIRSLTREVVKEIQQSGMECGCGKTMAGGCWSCLLREVSGRLCNAGHNSAICKSNWRSSPDIPSGEHAFLDVVDNSRLKKGEVRVIIELNFRAEFEMARAGDQYNNLVQKLPEVFVGKVERLQSLIKILCSAAKKCMKEKKMHMGPWRKQKYMQAKWLSPCKRTTLTPVLAVGDSSRLRPKPKESMLTVDLLEMMPNRHCMTAVQVV